A single genomic interval of Litoreibacter ponti harbors:
- a CDS encoding tetratricopeptide repeat protein yields MKARTHILNLFVTSFLAFTAPAFADQAELDALFEELAQPELENWELVERKIWREWSRSGSPAMDLLLRRGRNAMRAGDLEKAIDHFTALTDHAPEFAEGWNARATAFFNAEEYGLSIADIGRTLSLNPRHFGALQGLGRILEELEQEDDALKAYQAAAAIHPHRDGIKEAIERLERKTSGQDI; encoded by the coding sequence ATGAAAGCTCGCACGCATATCCTCAATCTTTTCGTTACGTCCTTTCTGGCCTTCACTGCGCCCGCTTTCGCGGATCAGGCCGAGCTGGACGCCCTGTTTGAAGAGCTGGCGCAGCCGGAGCTGGAGAACTGGGAGCTTGTCGAGCGCAAGATCTGGCGCGAATGGTCCCGCTCGGGGTCGCCCGCGATGGATTTGCTGCTGCGTCGCGGACGCAACGCGATGCGGGCGGGGGATCTGGAAAAGGCCATCGACCATTTCACCGCGCTGACCGACCACGCGCCGGAGTTCGCCGAAGGCTGGAACGCCCGCGCGACCGCGTTTTTCAACGCCGAGGAGTATGGCCTTTCGATCGCCGATATCGGCCGTACCCTGTCGCTGAACCCCCGCCACTTTGGCGCTTTGCAGGGTCTTGGGCGCATTCTTGAAGAGCTGGAACAGGAAGATGACGCGCTGAAGGCCTATCAGGCGGCGGCCGCTATACATCCCCACCGCGACGGCATAAAAGAAGCCATCGAGCGGCTGGAGCGCAAAACCTCCGGTCAGGACATCTAA
- the fdxA gene encoding ferredoxin FdxA, whose amino-acid sequence MTYIVNDACIACKYTDCVEVCPVDCFYEGENMLVIHPDECIDCGVCEPECPADAIRPDTEPDMEKWVEFNRKYSEMWPVIITKKDPLPEADARDGEEGKLEKYFSEKPGEGG is encoded by the coding sequence ATGACCTATATCGTCAATGACGCCTGCATCGCCTGCAAATACACCGACTGTGTAGAGGTCTGCCCCGTGGACTGCTTCTACGAGGGCGAGAACATGCTGGTGATCCACCCTGACGAGTGCATCGATTGCGGCGTGTGCGAGCCCGAATGCCCCGCCGACGCCATCCGCCCGGACACCGAGCCGGACATGGAGAAGTGGGTCGAGTTCAACCGCAAATACTCCGAGATGTGGCCGGTGATCATCACCAAGAAGGACCCGCTGCCCGAGGCCGACGCGCGCGACGGCGAAGAGGGCAAGCTGGAGAAATACTTCTCCGAGAAGCCCGGCGAAGGTGGCTAA
- a CDS encoding helicase-related protein — translation MSQDTRITAVLGPTNTGKTHYAIERMLAHRTGIIGLPLRLLAREVYDKIVALRGPSVVALVTGEERIVPERTQYWVCTVEAMPEGMGADFLAVDEIQLCADPERGHVFTDRLLRARGQQETLLMGSDTMKNAIAALEPRAQFLRRERFSELTYTGSKKISRLKARSAIVGFSVENVYAIAELIRRQKGGCAVVMGALSPRTRNAQVEMYQNGDVDYLVATDAIGMGLNLDVNHVAFSALSKFDGRRMRPLQPNELAQIAGRAGRYMQPGTFGVTGEAQPLDEPVVDAITAARFTPIKKLQWRNARLEFGSIGRLIGSLEMRTEDDWLTRARDADDVTALKALRDMAEVEARVSTPQDVKLLWDVCRIPDFRGISHGEHAAMLEVIFGYLHDKGRVPQDYMARQIARIDRVDGNIDTLSKRLAYIRTWTYVAQRKDWVEDEMHWRGETRAVEDRLSDALHGALAQRFVDRRTSVLLRRLKQKESLVADVNEKGEVTVEGEMIGRLDGFRFRQDQTSSPDEAKMLRQAAVAALTPHFNLRADKFYNAPDTEMDFTEQGGLMWGEMAVGKLVKGSEALKPQVEAFVDDEAGADVAEKVKRRLQHFIDRKIAAAFEPMIAMSKDETLEGLAKGFAFQMSEGLGVLPRDQVANDVKALDQDARGALRKHGIRFGQFTIFMPLLLKPAPTRLRLVLWSLQQDLSEFPEAPPPGLVTVPGVKDAPEGYYTQAGYRLAGERAIRIDMLERLADQLRAEDSRGGFEAKADMLSITGMTLEQFADLMGGLGYKAEKGERVKVKAVTEVVPEAAKDVPADAPVMDTAADAAPGAVADEAAAASTDVPEASETETPVGEAADAKVEADEMEVFYTFTWGGFGNRKPREGGGARPQGKGGKPQGKPRGKPQGGKGKTGPRRDKAASFSARPPKKEKAIDPDNPFAAALMGLKKDG, via the coding sequence ATGAGCCAAGATACGCGCATCACCGCGGTGCTCGGCCCCACAAATACCGGCAAAACCCATTACGCAATCGAGCGGATGCTGGCGCATCGCACGGGCATCATCGGCCTGCCGCTGCGCCTGCTCGCGCGAGAGGTCTATGACAAGATCGTGGCCCTGCGCGGGCCGTCGGTCGTGGCGCTGGTCACCGGCGAAGAGCGGATCGTGCCGGAACGCACACAATACTGGGTCTGCACGGTCGAGGCGATGCCCGAGGGCATGGGCGCGGATTTTCTGGCTGTGGACGAGATCCAGCTTTGCGCCGATCCCGAGCGGGGGCATGTCTTTACCGACCGGCTGCTGCGGGCGCGCGGGCAGCAGGAGACGCTGCTCATGGGCTCGGACACGATGAAAAACGCCATCGCGGCGCTCGAGCCGCGGGCGCAGTTCCTGCGGCGCGAGCGGTTCAGCGAACTGACCTACACAGGTTCGAAAAAGATAAGTAGGCTTAAAGCCCGCTCGGCCATCGTCGGGTTTTCGGTTGAAAATGTGTATGCCATCGCCGAGCTGATCCGCCGCCAAAAGGGCGGCTGCGCGGTCGTTATGGGCGCGCTCAGCCCGCGCACCCGCAACGCCCAGGTGGAAATGTACCAAAACGGCGATGTGGACTACCTGGTGGCCACAGATGCAATTGGCATGGGGCTGAATCTGGACGTGAACCACGTCGCTTTCTCGGCGCTCAGCAAGTTTGACGGGCGGCGCATGCGCCCCCTGCAGCCCAATGAGCTGGCCCAGATCGCGGGCCGCGCCGGGCGTTACATGCAGCCGGGCACCTTTGGCGTTACGGGCGAGGCGCAGCCGCTGGACGAGCCGGTAGTCGACGCGATCACCGCGGCGCGATTCACGCCCATCAAAAAGCTGCAGTGGCGCAATGCGCGGCTGGAGTTCGGCTCCATCGGGCGGCTGATCGGCTCGCTTGAGATGCGCACCGAGGATGACTGGCTGACACGCGCCCGCGACGCCGATGACGTGACGGCGCTTAAGGCCCTGCGCGACATGGCCGAGGTGGAGGCGCGCGTCTCCACCCCGCAGGACGTCAAACTGCTTTGGGATGTCTGCCGCATCCCCGATTTTCGCGGCATATCGCACGGCGAGCATGCCGCGATGCTGGAGGTCATTTTCGGCTATCTTCACGACAAAGGCCGCGTGCCGCAGGACTACATGGCCCGCCAGATCGCGCGCATCGACCGGGTCGATGGCAATATCGACACGCTGTCCAAGCGGCTGGCCTATATTCGCACCTGGACGTACGTGGCGCAGCGCAAAGACTGGGTCGAGGACGAAATGCATTGGCGCGGGGAAACCCGTGCGGTAGAAGACCGCCTGTCAGATGCGCTTCACGGCGCGCTGGCGCAAAGATTTGTCGACCGGCGCACATCCGTGCTTTTGCGGCGGTTGAAACAGAAGGAGAGCCTCGTGGCTGACGTGAACGAAAAGGGTGAAGTGACGGTTGAGGGCGAGATGATTGGTCGCCTGGATGGGTTCCGCTTCCGGCAGGACCAGACGTCGAGCCCCGACGAGGCCAAGATGCTGCGCCAGGCTGCGGTGGCGGCGCTGACCCCGCATTTCAACCTGCGGGCGGACAAGTTCTACAACGCGCCCGACACCGAGATGGACTTCACCGAGCAGGGCGGCCTGATGTGGGGCGAGATGGCCGTGGGCAAGCTCGTCAAAGGCTCCGAGGCCTTGAAGCCGCAGGTCGAGGCCTTCGTCGATGATGAGGCGGGCGCCGATGTGGCCGAGAAGGTCAAACGCCGCCTGCAGCATTTCATCGACCGCAAGATCGCCGCGGCCTTTGAGCCGATGATCGCGATGTCAAAGGACGAGACGCTCGAAGGCCTTGCCAAGGGCTTTGCGTTCCAGATGTCGGAAGGCCTGGGTGTGCTGCCGCGCGACCAAGTGGCCAACGATGTAAAGGCGCTGGACCAGGACGCGCGTGGCGCGTTGCGCAAGCATGGCATCCGCTTCGGACAGTTCACCATCTTCATGCCGCTGCTGCTAAAGCCCGCGCCGACCCGGCTGCGGCTGGTACTATGGTCGCTGCAGCAGGACCTGTCGGAATTCCCCGAAGCCCCGCCGCCGGGCCTTGTCACCGTGCCGGGCGTCAAGGACGCGCCGGAGGGCTATTATACGCAAGCGGGCTACCGCCTTGCGGGCGAGCGCGCGATCCGCATCGACATGCTCGAACGTCTGGCCGATCAGCTGCGTGCCGAGGACAGCCGCGGCGGGTTCGAGGCGAAGGCCGACATGCTGTCGATCACCGGCATGACGCTGGAGCAATTCGCGGACCTGATGGGCGGCCTCGGCTACAAGGCCGAGAAGGGTGAACGCGTGAAGGTCAAGGCGGTCACCGAGGTGGTGCCGGAGGCGGCCAAGGACGTGCCTGCCGACGCGCCCGTAATGGACACGGCCGCCGATGCCGCACCGGGCGCTGTGGCCGATGAAGCAGCGGCTGCATCGACCGACGTGCCAGAGGCGTCCGAGACCGAGACGCCCGTGGGCGAGGCGGCAGATGCCAAGGTCGAGGCCGACGAGATGGAGGTGTTCTATACCTTCACCTGGGGCGGTTTCGGCAACCGCAAGCCTCGCGAAGGCGGTGGGGCGCGCCCGCAGGGCAAAGGCGGCAAGCCGCAAGGCAAACCGCGTGGCAAGCCGCAAGGCGGCAAGGGCAAAACCGGCCCGCGCCGCGATAAGGCTGCCAGCTTCTCGGCCCGCCCGCCCAAGAAGGAAAAAGCCATCGATCCCGACAATCCGTTCGCCGCGGCCCTGATGGGGCTCAAGAAAGACGGATGA
- a CDS encoding RNA-binding S4 domain-containing protein, translating into MTRETIRLDKWLWQARFFKTRTLAFKQVTGGHVRVNSDKVDKAATKVGAGDTLTFAQGRIIRVVEIAACGARRGPAPEAQALYIDKTPEQAPKPKGPGADRVGGRPTKKDRRSLDLSRDRGLE; encoded by the coding sequence GTGACGCGCGAGACCATCCGGCTCGACAAATGGCTCTGGCAGGCCCGGTTTTTCAAGACGCGCACGCTGGCCTTCAAGCAGGTCACCGGCGGCCATGTCCGGGTCAATTCCGACAAGGTCGACAAGGCCGCCACCAAGGTGGGGGCAGGCGATACGCTGACCTTTGCTCAAGGTCGTATCATCCGCGTGGTCGAGATCGCCGCCTGCGGCGCCCGCCGCGGCCCGGCGCCCGAGGCGCAGGCGCTCTATATCGACAAGACCCCGGAACAGGCGCCAAAGCCCAAAGGCCCCGGCGCGGACAGGGTCGGCGGACGGCCCACGAAGAAAGATCGCCGCAGTCTCGACCTTTCACGGGATCGTGGTCTTGAATGA
- a CDS encoding helix-turn-helix transcriptional regulator gives MLPFIREIEEAEAVPQAWELFQRGLRSLGFEFFIYVTVEPDFSGAFCLSNLPDLFSAAPPDRDPFLRYCCDHYDFTYTGADYLEDYDYLPDDARSFISQARSLGFRTGYGVPVRLRGEARFGGFNIGTGLPKERFEAQMGVLQHEIRFFCLITHRKIEELARALSTSEPLKFRGLIAASETEASKLLSAREREVVYHIGQGLSRKECASILGLSPNTVSDYLKSAYRKLGVRNRVSAAQKLRG, from the coding sequence TTGCTTCCTTTCATACGCGAGATCGAGGAAGCCGAGGCGGTGCCGCAGGCGTGGGAGTTGTTCCAGCGCGGATTGCGCTCCCTTGGCTTCGAGTTCTTCATCTACGTGACGGTCGAGCCGGATTTCAGCGGCGCATTCTGCCTGTCGAACCTGCCCGACCTGTTCAGCGCTGCGCCGCCGGACAGGGACCCGTTCCTGCGCTATTGCTGCGATCACTACGATTTCACATATACCGGCGCGGACTACCTTGAGGATTACGACTATCTGCCTGACGACGCGCGATCGTTCATTTCGCAGGCGCGCTCGCTTGGCTTTCGCACCGGCTACGGCGTGCCCGTCCGGCTGCGGGGCGAGGCGCGGTTCGGCGGCTTCAACATCGGGACCGGGCTTCCAAAGGAACGGTTCGAGGCACAGATGGGCGTCCTTCAGCACGAAATCAGGTTCTTCTGCCTGATCACCCATCGTAAGATCGAAGAGCTGGCACGGGCGCTGTCGACCTCCGAGCCTTTGAAATTCCGCGGCCTGATTGCCGCATCGGAGACGGAAGCCTCCAAATTGCTGAGCGCGAGAGAGCGCGAAGTCGTGTACCACATCGGCCAAGGATTGAGCCGAAAGGAATGCGCCAGCATCCTGGGGCTGTCTCCAAACACCGTGTCGGATTACCTCAAAAGCGCATATCGCAAGCTCGGCGTGCGTAATCGCGTGAGCGCAGCCCAAAAATTGCGCGGCTAA
- a CDS encoding SCP2 sterol-binding domain-containing protein, with amino-acid sequence MSDVINKAVETLSAKMDGGFDGSVKFVIEDEGAIMVDNAGVRAGDEEAECTMTADADTFEAILDGDLNPTAAFMSGKLSVDGDMGTAMKLGAVLS; translated from the coding sequence ATGAGCGACGTTATCAACAAGGCCGTAGAGACCCTTTCCGCCAAGATGGACGGGGGCTTTGACGGCTCCGTGAAGTTCGTCATCGAAGACGAGGGCGCGATCATGGTCGACAATGCAGGCGTGCGCGCAGGCGACGAAGAGGCCGAGTGCACCATGACCGCCGATGCCGACACGTTCGAGGCGATCCTCGACGGTGATCTGAACCCGACCGCCGCCTTCATGTCCGGCAAGCTTAGCGTCGATGGCGACATGGGCACCGCGATGAAGCTGGGCGCCGTCCTGTCGTGA
- a CDS encoding alpha/beta hydrolase, with protein MSLTPAPFYAEIADGPEGGAAYWLTTSDGVRIRVGVWGGGDKGCVLLFPGRTEYIEKYGRAARGFAARGLSTIAVDWRGQGLADRALDNPMIGHVDDFRDFQKDVAAVVAALPDLGLPDPMILMGHSMGGCIGLRALMEGLPVKAALFTGPMWDIMLDPVKRYAGWAAATLSRPMKFDTKLAPGTVEASYVNVQPFEDNMLTREQEMYDYMRDQIAAHPELSLGGPSFAWLHEALKECRALSMRPTPQVPAITFLGTKERIVDSPAIHDRMSRWQNGELRLVEGAEHEVIMDYDDVQDQVYDAALELIERA; from the coding sequence GTGAGCCTGACCCCCGCTCCGTTCTACGCCGAGATCGCAGACGGCCCCGAAGGAGGTGCCGCCTATTGGCTGACGACCTCTGACGGGGTGCGCATCCGCGTGGGCGTGTGGGGCGGCGGAGACAAGGGATGCGTGCTGCTCTTCCCGGGCCGCACGGAATATATCGAGAAATACGGGCGCGCGGCGCGTGGCTTCGCCGCCCGTGGCCTGTCGACCATCGCGGTGGACTGGCGCGGACAGGGGCTTGCCGACCGCGCGCTCGACAATCCGATGATCGGCCATGTCGACGATTTCCGCGACTTCCAGAAAGACGTGGCCGCCGTTGTCGCAGCCCTGCCCGATCTTGGCTTGCCGGACCCGATGATCCTCATGGGCCATTCCATGGGCGGCTGCATCGGCCTGCGCGCGCTGATGGAGGGTCTGCCCGTAAAGGCCGCGCTCTTCACCGGTCCGATGTGGGATATCATGCTCGACCCGGTGAAGCGCTACGCGGGCTGGGCGGCGGCGACGCTGAGTCGTCCGATGAAATTCGACACAAAGCTCGCCCCCGGCACGGTCGAGGCCAGCTATGTCAACGTGCAGCCTTTCGAGGACAATATGCTGACGCGCGAGCAGGAGATGTACGACTACATGCGCGACCAGATCGCGGCACACCCGGAGCTGTCGCTGGGCGGCCCGTCTTTCGCCTGGCTACACGAGGCGCTGAAGGAATGTCGCGCGCTTTCCATGCGCCCGACCCCACAGGTTCCCGCGATTACGTTCCTTGGCACCAAGGAGCGCATCGTCGACAGCCCCGCGATCCATGACCGCATGTCCCGCTGGCAAAACGGCGAGCTTCGCCTCGTCGAGGGGGCGGAGCACGAGGTCATCATGGATTATGACGACGTGCAGGATCAAGTCTACGACGCCGCGCTCGAGCTGATCGAGCGCGCGTAG
- a CDS encoding adenosylcobinamide-GDP ribazoletransferase, translating to MENSDTKAFRGEDIWVALGLLTRLPLPARHWNAARPAALAAWAYPLAGLVVGVVACALGAAALWLGTPAGFVAALILASLSVLTGAMHEDGMADAADGLWGGHDVTRRLEIMKDSHIGAFGVIALIAGFALRWSALTALIAAGTLWAPVLAVAMISRAAMVGVMHTLPHAREMGLSHMTGRPGLPALGIACALAFVAAITMLGAPGLAILAIAALTALACAAIARAKIGGQTGDILGAIQQMTEITMYACLAALLI from the coding sequence ATGGAAAATTCCGACACAAAGGCCTTTCGGGGCGAGGATATCTGGGTGGCGCTCGGCCTGCTGACGCGCCTGCCCCTGCCCGCGCGGCACTGGAACGCGGCGCGGCCTGCGGCGCTGGCCGCCTGGGCCTATCCGCTGGCGGGGCTGGTGGTGGGCGTTGTGGCCTGCGCTTTGGGGGCCGCGGCCCTATGGCTGGGCACGCCTGCAGGCTTCGTCGCCGCGCTGATCCTGGCAAGCTTGAGTGTGCTGACCGGCGCGATGCACGAGGACGGCATGGCTGACGCGGCGGATGGGCTGTGGGGCGGGCATGATGTGACGCGACGTCTCGAGATCATGAAGGACAGCCATATCGGGGCCTTCGGCGTGATCGCGCTGATCGCGGGCTTCGCCCTGCGCTGGAGCGCGCTGACGGCCTTGATCGCCGCAGGGACCCTGTGGGCGCCCGTCTTGGCTGTTGCCATGATCTCCCGCGCGGCGATGGTCGGGGTGATGCACACCCTGCCGCATGCCCGCGAGATGGGCTTGTCGCATATGACGGGCCGTCCGGGCTTGCCTGCGCTGGGCATCGCCTGCGCGCTAGCGTTCGTCGCCGCCATCACGATGCTCGGCGCGCCAGGTCTTGCGATCCTTGCAATCGCGGCCCTCACCGCCCTCGCCTGCGCCGCAATCGCGCGGGCCAAGATTGGCGGGCAAACGGGCGACATTCTCGGCGCGATCCAACAGATGACGGAAATCACCATGTACGCATGTCTTGCGGCGCTGCTGATCTAG
- the cobT gene encoding nicotinate-nucleotide--dimethylbenzimidazole phosphoribosyltransferase encodes MAAFSTLSDFAALVAAGPNADASARADAEARNGQLTKPPGALGRLEDLAIWYASWRGTDRPTLDAPQIVIFAGNHGVCAQSVSAFPPEVTAQMVANFEHGGAAINQLAKAFGARMDVHALALDRPTADFTKAPAMSEAECVAALAKGWDAVDTSADLLVTGEMGIGNTTAAAALGAALFGGAGADWVGRGTGVDDAGLATKARVVDAGLALHQHRAPLEVLRCLGGRELAAMVGAIARARAERIPVILDGFICTAAAAVLEKLHTGALDHCVAGHLSAEGAHGKLLEGIGKAPLLSLGLRLGEGSGAATAIGILKAAVACHSGTATFTEAGVSDG; translated from the coding sequence ATGGCTGCGTTCTCCACCCTTTCCGACTTCGCGGCCCTTGTCGCTGCGGGCCCAAATGCAGATGCAAGCGCGCGTGCGGATGCAGAGGCGCGCAACGGGCAGTTGACCAAGCCGCCGGGCGCGCTCGGGCGGCTCGAGGATCTCGCGATCTGGTACGCGTCCTGGCGAGGCACGGACCGTCCCACGCTGGACGCGCCACAGATCGTCATCTTCGCAGGCAATCACGGGGTCTGCGCGCAAAGCGTGTCGGCTTTCCCGCCAGAGGTGACCGCGCAGATGGTGGCCAATTTCGAACATGGCGGGGCGGCGATCAACCAGCTGGCCAAGGCGTTCGGCGCGCGCATGGATGTGCACGCGTTGGCGCTGGACCGGCCCACGGCGGATTTCACCAAGGCCCCCGCGATGTCCGAGGCGGAGTGTGTGGCGGCGCTGGCCAAAGGCTGGGACGCGGTGGACACAAGCGCGGACCTGCTGGTCACCGGCGAGATGGGCATCGGCAACACGACCGCCGCGGCCGCGCTTGGTGCAGCGCTGTTTGGCGGGGCCGGGGCCGACTGGGTCGGGCGCGGCACTGGCGTGGACGATGCCGGGCTCGCTACCAAGGCGCGGGTGGTCGATGCTGGGTTGGCCTTGCACCAGCACCGCGCGCCTTTGGAAGTCCTGCGCTGCCTCGGAGGGCGCGAACTGGCCGCCATGGTCGGCGCCATCGCGCGGGCGCGGGCGGAGCGTATCCCGGTGATCCTCGACGGCTTCATCTGCACGGCCGCCGCGGCAGTGCTGGAAAAGCTGCACACAGGCGCGCTCGATCACTGCGTTGCGGGGCATCTGTCGGCCGAGGGTGCCCATGGCAAGCTGCTCGAGGGCATCGGCAAGGCGCCGCTCCTGTCGCTCGGCCTGCGCCTCGGTGAAGGCTCCGGCGCGGCGACGGCCATCGGCATTTTGAAAGCCGCCGTTGCGTGCCATTCCGGTACGGCGACCTTTACTGAGGCGGGCGTCAGCGACGGCTGA
- a CDS encoding CarD family transcriptional regulator: protein MSKKKQDFSPNEFVVYPAHGVGKIVNIETQEVAGIELELFVVSFEKDKMTLRVPTHKALEVGMRPLSSPDLVSQAFKTLKGKARVKRAMWSRRAQEYEQKINSGDLIAIAEVVRDLHRHGDQREQSYSERQLYEAALERLTREIAVVQGNDEPSAMKEIDDVLVSRAAA, encoded by the coding sequence ATGAGCAAGAAGAAACAAGACTTTAGCCCCAACGAGTTCGTCGTGTACCCGGCCCATGGCGTTGGCAAGATCGTCAACATCGAGACCCAAGAGGTCGCCGGGATCGAGCTGGAGCTGTTTGTCGTGTCCTTCGAGAAGGACAAGATGACCCTGCGCGTGCCGACGCACAAGGCGCTGGAAGTGGGCATGCGTCCGCTGTCCTCGCCTGATCTCGTGTCGCAGGCGTTCAAGACGCTCAAAGGCAAGGCCCGCGTAAAGCGCGCCATGTGGTCCCGCCGTGCGCAGGAATACGAGCAGAAGATCAACTCCGGCGACCTGATCGCGATCGCCGAAGTTGTGCGCGACCTGCACCGCCACGGCGACCAACGCGAGCAGAGCTATTCCGAGCGCCAGCTCTACGAAGCGGCGCTTGAGCGCCTCACCCGCGAGATTGCGGTCGTGCAAGGCAATGACGAGCCGTCGGCGATGAAAGAGATTGACGACGTGCTGGTGAGCCGCGCCGCCGCCTGA
- a CDS encoding monovalent cation:proton antiporter-2 (CPA2) family protein — MESFLLQSTIYLAAACVAVPLCVRLGLGSVLGYLMAGIIIGPIAGLVGSETESLQHFAEFGVVMMLFLIGLELEPRALWDMRHRLLGLGGLQVTLTTGLILAAAMALGQPWHVSLAIGMIFALSSTAIVLQTLNEKGLMQTGGGRSAFSVLLTQDIAVIPMLALIPLLVWPGLDNHAASPNGGHGTDHGDGHGVDAGIMTFIEGLPGWGVTLITVAAIVLIVVGGHYLTRPVFRYIHWARLREMYTAVSLLFVVGVAVVMLAVGLSPALGTFLAGVVLANSEFRHELEADIEPFKGLLLGLFFITVGAGINFGTLAGAPFLIIGLTLGMMLIKYAVLFVLALIFKIRGRDRMLFTLGLAQAGEFGFVLTSFTVQQNVVPNWLSEILLLVVALSMLLTPLLFIAYDALSKRMAEHGEATPHDDIDEQEPIIIAGIGRFGQVVNRLLQSSGFRTTVLDHDLSLIQLMRRFGFKGFFGDPTRPELLHAAGLAEAKVLVVAVDDPKSATKIVAFARKERPDLVIIARARDRVHVFELYKAGADKIVREMFDSSLRAGRYVLEAMGITEYDAHAQEVDFFRMDRAAMQDLAMLWDPKIPVTKNEAYLERARELNRDLEVALLDNLSKASKQDAAE; from the coding sequence ATGGAATCCTTCCTTCTCCAATCCACCATTTACCTGGCCGCCGCCTGTGTGGCGGTGCCGCTCTGCGTGCGGCTGGGGCTTGGGTCGGTGCTGGGCTACCTGATGGCGGGCATTATCATCGGCCCCATCGCGGGGCTGGTGGGCAGCGAGACCGAAAGCCTGCAGCACTTCGCGGAATTCGGCGTGGTGATGATGCTGTTCCTGATCGGGTTGGAGCTGGAGCCGCGCGCCCTGTGGGACATGCGCCACCGGCTTTTGGGCCTTGGCGGCTTACAGGTGACCCTGACCACCGGACTGATCCTCGCCGCCGCGATGGCGCTTGGGCAGCCGTGGCATGTCTCGCTCGCGATCGGCATGATATTTGCTCTCTCGTCTACGGCGATCGTGCTGCAGACGCTGAATGAAAAGGGGCTGATGCAGACCGGCGGCGGGCGCTCGGCCTTCTCCGTTTTGCTGACGCAGGATATCGCGGTGATACCGATGCTTGCGCTGATCCCGCTGCTGGTCTGGCCCGGGCTCGACAATCACGCCGCCTCGCCCAACGGGGGCCACGGCACGGACCATGGCGACGGTCACGGCGTCGACGCAGGCATCATGACCTTCATCGAGGGGCTGCCCGGCTGGGGCGTGACCCTGATCACGGTTGCTGCGATCGTGCTGATCGTGGTCGGCGGCCATTACCTGACGCGGCCGGTCTTCCGCTACATCCACTGGGCGCGGCTGCGCGAGATGTACACCGCCGTCTCGCTTCTGTTCGTGGTGGGCGTCGCCGTGGTCATGCTGGCCGTGGGGCTGTCCCCGGCCCTTGGCACGTTCCTCGCGGGCGTGGTGCTGGCCAACAGCGAGTTCCGCCACGAGCTGGAGGCCGATATCGAGCCCTTCAAGGGCCTCCTGTTGGGTCTGTTTTTCATCACGGTGGGCGCGGGGATCAATTTCGGCACGCTGGCGGGCGCGCCCTTCCTGATCATCGGGCTGACGCTTGGGATGATGCTGATCAAATACGCGGTGCTGTTCGTCTTGGCTCTGATCTTCAAGATCCGTGGCCGTGACCGGATGCTGTTTACCCTCGGCCTCGCGCAAGCGGGGGAATTCGGCTTCGTTTTGACCAGCTTCACGGTGCAGCAGAACGTCGTGCCAAACTGGCTGTCGGAAATCCTGCTATTGGTCGTCGCCCTGTCGATGCTGCTGACCCCGCTGCTTTTCATCGCCTACGACGCGCTGTCCAAACGCATGGCCGAACATGGCGAGGCGACACCCCATGACGATATCGACGAACAAGAGCCGATCATCATCGCGGGCATCGGGCGTTTCGGGCAGGTGGTCAACCGGCTGCTGCAAAGCTCCGGCTTTCGCACCACCGTGCTGGACCACGACCTGTCGCTTATCCAGCTGATGCGCCGCTTCGGCTTCAAGGGCTTCTTCGGCGATCCGACCCGGCCAGAACTGCTGCACGCCGCCGGACTGGCGGAGGCCAAGGTGCTTGTCGTGGCCGTGGATGACCCGAAATCCGCGACCAAGATCGTGGCCTTCGCCCGCAAGGAACGCCCTGATCTGGTGATCATCGCCCGCGCCCGCGACCGGGTGCATGTGTTCGAGCTCTACAAGGCCGGGGCCGACAAGATCGTGCGCGAGATGTTCGACAGCTCGCTGCGCGCGGGCCGCTACGTGCTGGAGGCGATGGGGATCACGGAATACGACGCCCACGCGCAGGAGGTCGATTTCTTCCGCATGGACCGCGCCGCAATGCAGGATCTCGCGATGCTGTGGGATCCGAAGATCCCCGTGACCAAGAACGAGGCCTACCTCGAGCGCGCGCGGGAACTGAACCGCGACCTCGAAGTCGCACTGCTCGACAATCTCTCGAAAGCCTCCAAGCAGGACGCGGCTGAATGA